The Brassica oleracea var. oleracea cultivar TO1000 chromosome C7, BOL, whole genome shotgun sequence sequence GATCCAGTAAACACTTGACATAATCTTCCTCCTCTGACCTGAAGAAACAAGCTATGTCGAGAAACGCATCCTCCTGTTGATAACTCAGCTTGTCATAGCTGGTTCTCAACTCGGTTAGTATCTTTGGGTTGCACCGGTATGGCAGCGTTACTAGTCTCTTTTCCCAATGAGCCTCGTCTTCCCCATGAAGCTCCTTTCCCAACTCTTCAAGGGCTAGTGGATTGCCTCCAGCGTAATCCACAAACTGTTTGGACAGCTTGGGGAAATTCCCTTTGGTGCTAGAGACTTGGTCTGCAAAGGCATGATATTCAAAGAGCTCCAATGCATCTTTATCGTTTAAACCAGGGACCACATATGTCTCCTGAGCCAGTCCTGCAATTGATGATTTGTCACGAGTTGTAATGACAATCTTGCTTCCCTTCTTTATCAAGCTGAGATTTTCGACTAGAAAATCTACTTGTTTCTTGTCGCTCACGTCATCAAGAACAAAAAAGAGTTTCTTATTGAACATAGAAGCGTCATCATTATAGTCTTGACCAGTCAGAAGCTCTTTCTTCAGACAGTCAGGCTCTTGGTGTTCTGACTTCTCACGGATGCTTGAGATAATCTTCCTAAACAAGAACTTGGTTTTCTTCATATGGAAATGCAATTCCGCAAGATTGGTTTTACCAATCCCAGGCATCCCAACAATTCCAAGAACTTGAGTTTCTTTGCAATCGATATCTATCTTTTCATCCAATTGCTTCAGGCGTCGATTCATTTCATCTTCGAAGACAGGCTTTTCTTTAGGCATTTGAAAGGAAGTATCGCCACCAGAACTTACCTGTGAGGTATCTTGAGGAAGAACATTTGGTCTGCTTACTAGTTGAGCTAGGACTTTTTTGACCGACTTAACAATCTTTTCAACAAGCAACCGCTCGCTCCTACAATCCAAGTGAGTAAAAAGATCAATGAGATAATCAAAAAAGCAAATGGACAAAACGAAAAAACAGAGTTGTAGCTTATTGTTACCCATTACATTCCTTCAATGTCAAGCCCATTTTGCTTGGAACAGACTCTAACGCGTTCTCCCACTTCTGGAGATCAGATCCTTTCTTTCTACTTTCTCTATACATCATATAGCGGAAATGTCCTCCCTCATCTTTAACCTCCTCTGGGGTCACGTTGAAGAAGATAGGGATGATTTTGAGTTGACCTTTCTTCACTTGTTCCATGATCTCAACGAGCTCGTCCAAACACCAGTTTGATTCCGTGTACATGCTCGAGAAGATGGCCAACGCGATCTGTGACTGCTGGATTCTCTTGAAAAGGACTTTGAGATCTTCGCTCCGCATCTCTTTATTGTCAATGTAATAGTTGATTCCAGCCTCTGTTAGAGCTCTCTCAAGATGGCTGACGAAGTTGTTGCGTAGTTCCATCCCACGGAAGTTGATGAACACTTGCCATGACTCTGGAAGTTCATTGGACGAGGAAGAGGAAGAAGCAGCCATTAGAAAAGTTTCTTTCTGGTTGCAACATGCAAGATGCAACTCAGGACAAATTCAACTGATCATAAGGTCAACTTCAATAAGTTTTAAGTTTCTTATTATTACCAAATGCGTTTACACACGACCCAGTTATTATATTAATAAACAAAGACACGATCATCATCTACTATGGTGAGCCCTAATTAATACTATAGAATACCGTAGTCTAGAACTATGGTTAGATCTAACTATACTCGACTATTATGTTTTATATATGCTTACTCGTCCACGCCAATGGCGCTCGGATATAAAACTATTTTACAGCTATTACTCAATAAATAATATGGTTGATGGATAGACTTTAAGGTTACTGGTTTGAAAATTGTTTGTTTACGTTTAAAACTTTGATGAATGAAGGCAATAGTAGCCAGATTTTCCATGTCATTTCATTTTTGATACGTCCATACTTGGTTACTTGATTGATGAACGAAGGATATAACAATCAATATGTTCTGCCTAGTGTTCAGCTTTGGCCCCAATACGGACTTGGGTTCGAATCCTGCTGACCACCGTCGATTAAAATGGAGTGAAAAAAAGCGGCCCTCCAGGATGCCTTCTACTAGCCGGATTCTCCAGGTATCCGGATTAACTGGATTATCAAAAAAATAAAAAGTTGGCCGATCGGGTGTTTTTAGTTTTGGGCATTTTGGATACAGAGATAAAAATCCTTTAAATATGTCAGATGTTGTAGTAATAGAGGAACCGTTGGGATATTTATAATATTTCGGTTTAGTTCGATTCTTTGGTTCCAGTTAAAAATGTCCAAGACCTAGTTCATAAAAAAATAAAAAAAGTAAAGACTTACATGTCGAAGCAAATATCTTCTCACGAACCAAGTATAATATATTTCAAATGCAGTTTAAAACAAACACAACAAGCACATGCTATGAAACCCAAAACAACACAACACCCAGCAATGAAAACCAATGAGAACTTACCAGGAGGCAGGAGATTTTGCATCGGTGAAAAGTAGAGGAGCTATAAAGAGATTAAAGAGAAAAGCTACAAACAAAGCCAGAAACAAGACGCGCCCAACTGCCATAACTCCTCTTCCCAAGGACTTGAGCTTTCTTCCAGCTATTATGGTTAGCTCTTTCGGAATAGCCTCAGAAGTCTTTTCAACAAAAGAGGCATCCATGCTGCAAAAAGTTTATTGTGGGAAACAGATGAAAATCAGATGCGCAACATGATAAAGTGACGAGTCTTGCTACATACAAACGAACATCGCCTTCTACTGTCTAAACTAATGATGAGTCATTAACCCGACATTTGCTTCCACAATTCCTTTTCAACAGATACGGACTAAATAGAAACTCATCTAACTAGACCACAATATTCATCAATAATGATTATCAGGAAATCAATACCTATAAACTTCCGAGGGTATGCCAGCTGTCTTTGTCATGGCTATCATTTTATTTGGCAGTTCAACTATCTCATGCCTACTATCCGGTCGCCTTTCCGTTGTTTCGGTTTCCATCTTTGCATTAGAGACTGACACTAAGAAACGAAGACAAGCAAACAAATACAAAAGAAAAATCAGAAAATAAGCTCTGTGATAATCAGAAAATTAAAAGCCTCAAGCAAAACTAGGCAGTAAAAGAATCTTAGATCCAACCACCTTTTCTTGAATAAGCTCTGTACTGATTAGCTTCATCTCGTAAACCAAATTTAACCTGCAATTCATCGGATGCATATACCAAACTAAAGCCACATTTCAGTACCTCGCAGCTATTTAACACTTTTGTACCATCTGTCACTTCAAATTGAAAAGAAGCCTTGGTATGACCACATCCCTCTTTATCCTCTTCAGCATGTTTCTTAATATCCAACATACTGGCATATCCAATAAAGACGTGAGACGGTGCAATATCCCCTGCTGTTTTACCTGGATCACTCCAACCGCCAACCGTACAGCTTAAGCGGAAAAAACGAGACCCGTCTTCATTATTAAACCCACATTTACATTTCACTAAGAGGCGGTTCCTCTGCTCATGGTAGTCCGAAAATCGGATAACAGCACATAGAGCTATTCCTGTGAACCTGTTGTGATTCCAGTGTGGAGGCAGATTTGGCTCTAACTCAGATCCAGAAGCTTGGTGACTGAACCATGCAGGTACTTCCCATCCAGGATAACAGGTTCCAGTCAAAGGTTCCAAAACCGAAGCCTGAAAAAGGAATACGAAAACAAGATAAGATACGGACAGGTGCTACGAGGAAGACTAGAAACTGACAGAGAGAAATAGACAGACCCCACTGTGTCGATAGAGTGCATTTAACACTAACTGGCTTTTCCACTGGGTATAGGATATGATACTATCTTTTGCATCTTGATCCAACTTGTTACAGTTGGAAAAATTGAAGGTCGCATGGCTGTGATGTGTGAACACTTGAATGGCCAAAGGATTTGCAACTCTCTCCAGTGAATCACAGCCCTGCGCGTCAAAGTACTGAAGTCTTGGTGGAAGCATCGGGATAGATCTCAGCATCTTGCAATCCTTCACGTCAAGCCAATTTAGATTGTAAAGTTTTCCAATGTCAGTTTGGAGGCTGACAAAATCATTTCCACTTAAAGATAGACGTCGCAGAGAGGAAGCTCCATTAACACCACGTGTCCATATGCTTGGGCCAAAAGGTTGTACGACAACATCTGCAGAAGCTCGTCCTTCGCATATGTTTGGCATCTCCTTTCCTCCTATCCTTTCAATAAGTAAACTCTGGAGATATTTCATGTTATCCCTTACCTCTGAAAGATTCTGAAGGATTGAACAACCAGAAACTATCAATTTTTCAAGAGATTTCAGCTCTCCAAGACAGTTGGGAAGACACTCCAACCTTTTGCAATTTTCTAAATTCAATAAGACAAGCCTCTGGAGTTTCTGGATGGCGAGAGGAAGTCCTTTGATTGCTGTGCCATCCAGATGGAGAAATTCTACACTTTCAGAGATTAGCTGAAACTCCTCCAGGTTTGTGCAACCGCTAAGGATGAGAGTTTTCAGAGAAATTAAATTCATCTTTGGAAGGGACCAAAGACGTATGCATCCTCGCAGGTTCAGGAAAACCAGAGACTTCATATTTTGAATTTCCGCAGGTAACTCATTCAAAACTGTGCAGCCTTCCAAATTTAATCTTTGAAGATTTTCAGCCTTGGACAATGCTGACAAGTTGCACAACTTACTGGAATGGCGTAGATCTACCCATGTCAATCGTGGGGTGTCCTGTGACAAGTCATATGAAAACCGACCATCAGAAAAAAACTATTCAGACGAAAATATAACAGCAAAACCGTAGCACATGAAAACACACCTTAACACCTTCCCAAACACGTTCAATTTTGCTGTAAGGCAACCTAAGGTCCACAAGATTTTCAGGTCTGAAATCTGGCGGAAGTTCCTCTAACGGGAATTTTACCCAATGGAGATATCGAACCTCTTCCAAGGGGAGTTCGAACCCATCTGGAAAGTGTAATTTGCAGTTATATTTACACTGCCGGGGACAAGAAGAATCATATATCTTGAGGTATCGAAGATTCCGCAAATTGGTGAAGGTCATACTGTCCAAGACGATATGCGTCTCTACTTCGGACATGTCTAAGATAATACCTCTCACATTATTAGCTTCCTGGTACCAAGTAAAAAGACAACAAGTTAGAAATGTCATGAAGTCTCGAGCTTGTTGTCCATATTATTCGACAGAAAGTGTTGTAATTTTCTACTCTCACTTGCTTTGCTTTGTCCACCATTTGTTTCTGATTTATACAAATTATTTAATCTACTAATGTTGTTTCATGTTAACATATTTTTTTCCTTGATTCCTATCAAAAAAACTGTTGCAAGTATTATTGAACTCCTTGCAGAAAAGATTACGTACCTGGTGTTTCTCCTTTGTCAGATATTCGATTATATCTTTGTAGTTCGAAAGCCTATACCACCCAGGTGAACCAAGTTCGTCGCCCAATGTCAACATTTGGTCATGTATTTCTATTTTCCCACCGGGAAGTGTAGTAAGCAACTTGTCAGCGAGATCTTTAACTTCACTCACAGTTTCGAAATTTCCTGAATCCATCAGACTTCTAATAAAGTACTCGTCCTCTGATTTGAAAAAGTGCACTATGTCGAGGAATACATCTTTCTGCCGCTCATTAAGTTGGTCAAAATAGAATGTCCAAACTTCTCTCATCTTCGTATTGAAACTTTGTCTCGCCCGTTGCAGTTCTTCTTCCCAGTAGGCCTCGTCTTTCCCACAGAGATCGCTGCCCAGTAACGTGAGAGATAGTGGATTACCTCCTGCACTATCCACGAGCATCCTGGAAAGCGACACAAAGGTCCCAGTAGGACTACAATTTTGATCCTTAAAGGCATGATAACTAAAGAGTTGAAACGCCTCCCTGTTGTTCAAGGGTGGAACCACATAAGTATCATGAGCAAGTCCCTCGAGCAATGACTTTTCACACGTTGTAATAACAATCTTGCTTCCCTTCTTAATCCAGTCAAGATTGCCGAGTAGAAACTGTAATTGATTCTTGTCACTCACATTATCAAGAACAGCGAAAATCTTGGTCTGAAGCAGATCATCTTTCACGAATTCATGTGTTGTCTCATCGCTTATGTTTTGATTAGTGTGTTTGAGTAACTCTTTCAGGAACATCCTCCTCAATTGCTCTAGTCTGTACTCCTTCGACATTGTTAAAAACGAGTGGCTTGGAAACTTAGACCCACGCCTGTCAAACAATATCTTCGTGAGAGTTGTTTTACCAATACCATGCATCCCAACAACTCCAACAATGCGAGTTTCTCCCCACGTCGAGTACAACACCTTTTCCATTTGCTTAAGTCGTAGTCTAAGTCCAACGAAATAGCTCATTTCAAGCTTCTCTAAATTTCCTGAAGACGTGTTCTCGTGATCAGAGCTCATAGCAATTTCTCCTCCTTCATTTTCTACACTTAAAGTGTCAACTCTCTTGTTTTCTAAACTCTTCCGTAAACTTAGGTTAGCACCAGATTCTACTTCAGTTAAGAAGTTTTCCTCCGTTCCTAAAGTTAGACAGGAAGACTCATTCTGGATATCATCATGGCTTGGATATTTTTCGAGTGTTTTGGGTTCACCTGGGATGTTCTCAATCCTCTTTGCATCCCAACATGTATTTTCCCTTTCATCGGATGCATATACCAATCTAAAGCCACAATTCAGCACCCTGCAACCAACTACCTCCTCAGCACTATCTCTTACTTGAAACTCAAGGGAAGCATCAGTAAGAGTACAGCCTTCTTCATTATCCTTCTCACCATTTTTTTTGTTATCCAGCATAGTGGTATAGCCAATAAATACATGAGATGACGCGAGCTTCAGCACTGTGTTACTTGGCTCGTTCCAGCTGCCAACAGTGCAACTAAAGCGGATACAAGACCCATCTTCATACTTGAACACACAATTACATGTCACTAAGAGACGGTTGCTCTGGTCAAGGTAGCCTGGAAACAGGATAACAGCGCACAGTGCTATCCCAGTAAACTGGTTATCACAAAAGTGCGGACGAAGCTTTTGCTCTAACAGCGACCCAGATGCTTGATGACTGAACCATGCGGGTACTTCCCATCCTGGAACGCAAGTTTCAACTAAAGCTTCAAAAACAAAACTCTGCAAAAAGACATATCAAAGCAAGATCAGATACCCGACGGATGCTGCGAATAAGAAAGGAAACTGAAAGAAAAATAGGCATACCCGGTTGTCCCGAAAGAGTGTATCTAACGGAAACTGGCTTTTCCATCGAGTATAGGATATAATACTATCCTTTGCATCTTGATCTAAATTGTTGCAGTTCGAAAAGTTGAATCTGACATTGATCTGCTCCGTTAGAACCGGAAGGGCCAGAGGATTTGCCACACTTTCCAGTGAATCACAGCCATGAGCATCAAAGTATTGAAGTTTTGGTGGAAGCATCGGAATAGATCTCAACTTCTTGCACTCCTTCACGTCAAGCCATTTCAGATCATAAAGTTGCCAAATGTCACTTTCCAGGCTGACAAAATCATTTCCGCTTAAACATAGACGTTGCAGACAGGATACTCTATTAACAACAAATGGCCATCTGCTCGGGCCAATACGTTTTAATACCATATCTGCACAAGATTGGCTTTCGGGTATAGTAATGCACGATAAGTTTGGCATTTCTTTTGCTCCTATACTGTCGATAAGTAAACTCAAAAGATGTTTCATGCTCTCCTTTACATCTGAAAGATTCTTAAGCCTTGAACAACCAGAGAGTATTAATTCTTCAAGAGCTTTCAGCTCTCCAAGGCAGTTGGGAAGATACTCCAACATTTTGCAGTTCTTCAAATTCAATAAGACTAGTTTCTGGAGGTTCTTGATGGCCGGAGGAAGTCCCTTGATTGCAGTGCCATCCAAATGTAGAACTTCTAGACTTTCAGAGATAGGCTGAAATTCCTCGAGGTTTGTGCAGTCACTAAGGATGAGAGTTTTTAGAGAAATTAAATTCATCAAGGGAAGAGATGAAAGACGTATGCATCCTCTCAGGTTCAGGAAAACAAGAGACTTCATCTTTTGAATCTTTCTAGGTAACTCCTTCAAATTCGTGCAGCCTTCCAAAATTAGTCTTTGAAGGTTCTCAGCTTTTGACAATGCTGACAAGTCAAGCAACTTGGTGGAGTGGCGTAGATCTACCCATTTCAATCGTGGTGCGGCCTGCGACAACCGTCATAATTCAACCAACGATCAGAAAACTATTCAGATTACTTTACCCATCAAATGAAAAAGTAACAGCAAAAAGATGGCACATGAAAACACACCTTAACGCCTTTCCAAACACGTTCAATTTTGCTGTACGGCAGCCTAAGGTCAACAAGGGTTCCAGGACTGAAATCTGGGGGAAGTTCCTCCAACGGGAATTTTACCCAATGAAAATATCGAACCTCTTTCAAGGGAAATTTGAACCCATTTGGGACGTGTATGCATTTAGTTTTACATTGCCGAGGACAACAAGAATCAAATATCTTCAAGTATCGAAGATTGTCCATATTGGTGAAGGCCATACTTTCCAAGTCAATCTTCTCTGTTACTTGGGACATGTCTAACAAAACACCTCTCACATTATTAGCTTCCTGGTACCAAGTTAAAGAAAACATGTAAGCAAAGCATATTTGAATTTTCATACAGTAAACTTAAAGACAGTTTCCATGAGTTGTAAAATGATATCCCAACATCTTTAGAAAATACAAGGTTTAGTTAAGATCAAAAGCAAGTTTTGGAATCAGTGTATCTAGAACATGTATTTCAACGGATACGCTAACACTTAAAAAACAATGTTCATGGTAGGTCAAAAATTCAAACAATGAGTACTAAAATTGCTCAAGAGGAAGAGTTCGTAAACCAAAAATAAGATTAAGATGCATTTTGCAGGGTTTAGATTTCAGAGGAGGGTGACTTGTTGTCTGTTTGTAAACCGCTACGCTAGTATAAGGTTTCCTAAACTTTCAAAATATTCCATTCGTGATAAGTTCCTAACACGTGCTGATTTCTGTGTTTCACGGCAGGGACATTTTCTATTACACTTTATATCCTAGCAAAATTCTAGAACAGCCAAGAAATGTTGCAAGTATTTTTCAGAAAGATACTTACCATTGTATTAATTTTTTTATCGTTGTAGTTCCACAGCCTACGCCGCCAAGGAGAACCAAGACCCTTGCCAAACCTGTACAGTAAGTCATTCATCTCTACTCGGCCACCGGAGATTGTGATCAGGAACTTGTCAGCGAGGTCTCTTAATACACCTACGGGCTCAGTAGCGTCAGAATCTCCTGAGCCCAGAAGACACCTAATAAAATACTCGTCCTCTGATATGAAAAAATATATAATGTCGAACACATCTTTCTGCTGCTCATTAAGTTGATCAGTAGAGAATCTCCAGATATTTGTATCGTAACTATGTGTTACTGTCTCCAGTCTATGTTCCCAGTGAGCCTCCTCTTTTCCACGAAGTTCAGTGCCCAGTAAAATGAGAGCCAGCGGGTGTCCTCGGGCGTAATCAACATATACTCTGGAGAGAGTCAGGAGGGTCCCGGTGGGACTATTGATTTTATCATCAAAGGCATGATAACAAAAGAGTTGAAAGGCCTCTTTATCATTCAATAGCGGGACCACATAAGTATCATTAGCAAATCCCTCGAGCAGAGATTTGTCACACGTTGTGATAACAATCTTGCTCCCCTTCTTAATCCAGTCTAGATTTCCAAGGAGAATGTCCAACTGCTTCTTCTCACTCACGTCATCAAGAATAACAAAGACTTTAGCCTGGAGCAGTTTATCCTTCACAGATTCATGTGTTGTCTCGTTGTTTGTAACTGGAAAATTCCCCTCGAGTAGGACTTCCAGGAGCGTCTTCCGCAGCCACGCTGGCTCATGGTCGTTTAACATCTTGCGGATACCCATAAGAGGCATGCAACGTACAAAGTTTCGGTTCCACTTTTCGTGCAACATCATTGCGAGAGCGGTTTTACCCACACCGGGCATCCCAACAACTCCAATAATTCGAGTTTCGTTGTTATCAAACTCTAACTTTTGCTCCAATTGCTGCATTCGCAGCTCGATTCCAAAGAAGGGATGCTCACTGATATAAGTTTCATGATTTTCATCTTTTCTTGTGGGCAACTGAATACTTTCTCCCCTCTGTGAAGAATGAAACAAAGATGGTTTTTTCCATTCCGGTGACGAAATCTTGATCATTTGAGTAATGACCTCCCTATAAATGGAAGTTATGAGCTCACTCTCAAGACTGCCAAACGAGAGAAAACAACCAATGAGACCCGTTGGTCCAAGCATATAGTAGTTTCAGTGTTAATAAAGTTTAAGCCAATATTCAAAATTGTAAATTTTACTTACCGAAACTCCTCAAACGGGAAACCCCTCATGCCTCCAACAGACTCCAAAGCTTCCTTACACTTAATGATTTGGTGCCCTCGATAAATCCTCCACAAATTCCAAAGCCTGACACCGAAATTTCCCTCAAGTTGCTTAACCTGCAATTGATTCACCTTGTAGAAGATTGGAATGATAAGGAGCTTTCCTTCATCCATTCGTTCTTTGATCTTCACCAGCTTATCTAAGCACCAAGTTGATTCAGTGTACCTGCTTGAGAAGATTACTATCGCAATCCTCGACTCCTCGATCCTCTTGAACAGAAGATCTGTAAGATCACCAGGTTGCGGCTCCTCTTCATCTATATAGACGTTGAATCCAACTTTTTCCAGTGCTTCCACGATGTGGCCGACAAAGCCGTCGTGCAGGTCAGTTCCCCGGAAATTAATGAACACGTTATGCTCAGGCGGAGGTTTGTAGGAGGTCACTGAGGTAGAGCTTGTGCTAACTTCTTCGTCATTGACTGAGTCAACTCTCTCGTCGGCTTCGCAAAGGAAAGTGATATCGTTTACTGATTCTCCACTCAATTCTGCTTCACCTATGACACTCACACCATCCACAGTCTCTGATTTGGAGGAGTCCACAGAGGCGTCTTTCTGCTTCTCAATCAGTGAATCATCTGACTCGTTAACGTGCTCCTCTAATGGAATTTGGATCAATAGTCTTTTGACCTCCTTGACAATGCTAGTGATAAACCTGGACTCATCACTGCCAAAGAAGAATCAGTGAGATCCCTTTGACCATGTAACTAACGGTGGACATAGACTCAATGTAATAGCTTGCTCTGACTCCTAAGAAATTTTCTAAAATTGAGTATACAAAGACTTTCTACTTCTAGTTCAA is a genomic window containing:
- the LOC106305754 gene encoding uncharacterized protein LOC106305754 isoform X2, yielding MGKKLTNYKSPPRHHVFINSHGADLLRGGFVHKIGTGLSSIDVNAYADEPTGEEEGLTQDVLDKIEKSSIAIVVFSSRYTESRWCLEELVKVKARMEQGKLTVIPIFYKLEGGSGLNLENPAMRDFDSEKVKFWNEALDSVSCTMGYHLYKTSDESRFITSIVKEVKRLLIQIPLEEHVNESDDSLIEKQKDASVDSSKSETVDGVSVIGEAELSGESVNDITFLCEADERVDSVNDEEVSTSSTSVTSYKPPPEHNVFINFRGTDLHDGFVGHIVEALEKVGFNVYIDEEEPQPGDLTDLLFKRIEESRIAIVIFSSRYTESTWCLDKLVKIKERMDEGKLLIIPIFYKVNQLQVKQLEGNFGVRLWNLWRIYRGHQIIKCKEALESVGGMRGFPFEEFRLESELITSIYREVITQMIKISSPEWKKPSLFHSSQRGESIQLPTRKDENHETYISEHPFFGIELRMQQLEQKLEFDNNETRIIGVVGMPGVGKTALAMMLHEKWNRNFVRCMPLMGIRKMLNDHEPAWLRKTLLEVLLEGNFPVTNNETTHESVKDKLLQAKVFVILDDVSEKKQLDILLGNLDWIKKGSKIVITTCDKSLLEGFANDTYVVPLLNDKEAFQLFCYHAFDDKINSPTGTLLTLSRVYVDYARGHPLALILLGTELRGKEEAHWEHRLETVTHSYDTNIWRFSTDQLNEQQKDVFDIIYFFISEDEYFIRCLLGSGDSDATEPVGVLRDLADKFLITISGGRVEMNDLLYRFGKGLGSPWRRRLWNYNDKKINTMEANNVRGVLLDMSQVTEKIDLESMAFTNMDNLRYLKIFDSCCPRQCKTKCIHVPNGFKFPLKEVRYFHWVKFPLEELPPDFSPGTLVDLRLPYSKIERVWKGVKAAPRLKWVDLRHSTKLLDLSALSKAENLQRLILEGCTNLKELPRKIQKMKSLVFLNLRGCIRLSSLPLMNLISLKTLILSDCTNLEEFQPISESLEVLHLDGTAIKGLPPAIKNLQKLVLLNLKNCKMLEYLPNCLGELKALEELILSGCSRLKNLSDVKESMKHLLSLLIDSIGAKEMPNLSCITIPESQSCADMVLKRIGPSRWPFVVNRVSCLQRLCLSGNDFVSLESDIWQLYDLKWLDVKECKKLRSIPMLPPKLQYFDAHGCDSLESVANPLALPVLTEQINVRFNFSNCNNLDQDAKDSIISYTRWKSQFPLDTLFRDNRSFVFEALVETCVPGWEVPAWFSHQASGSLLEQKLRPHFCDNQFTGIALCAVILFPGYLDQSNRLLVTCNCVFKYEDGSCIRFSCTVGSWNEPSNTVLKLASSHVFIGYTTMLDNKKNGEKDNEEGCTLTDASLEFQVRDSAEEVVGCRVLNCGFRLVYASDERENTCWDAKRIENIPGEPKTLEKYPSHDDIQNESSCLTLGTEENFLTEVESGANLSLRKSLENKRVDTLSVENEGGEIAMSSDHENTSSGNLEKLEMSYFVGLRLRLKQMEKVLYSTWGETRIVGVVGMHGIGKTTLTKILFDRRGSKFPSHSFLTMSKEYRLEQLRRMFLKELLKHTNQNISDETTHEFVKDDLLQTKIFAVLDNVSDKNQLQFLLGNLDWIKKGSKIVITTCEKSLLEGLAHDTYVVPPLNNREAFQLFSYHAFKDQNCSPTGTFVSLSRMLVDSAGGNPLSLTLLGSDLCGKDEAYWEEELQRARQSFNTKMREVWTFYFDQLNERQKDVFLDIVHFFKSEDEYFIRSLMDSGNFETVSEVKDLADKLLTTLPGGKIEIHDQMLTLGDELGSPGWYRLSNYKDIIEYLTKEKHQEANNVRGIILDMSEVETHIVLDSMTFTNLRNLRYLKIYDSSCPRQCKYNCKLHFPDGFELPLEEVRYLHWVKFPLEELPPDFRPENLVDLRLPYSKIERVWEGVKDTPRLTWVDLRHSSKLCNLSALSKAENLQRLNLEGCTVLNELPAEIQNMKSLVFLNLRGCIRLWSLPKMNLISLKTLILSGCTNLEEFQLISESVEFLHLDGTAIKGLPLAIQKLQRLVLLNLENCKRLECLPNCLGELKSLEKLIVSGCSILQNLSEVRDNMKYLQSLLIERIGGKEMPNICEGRASADVVVQPFGPSIWTRGVNGASSLRRLSLSGNDFVSLQTDIGKLYNLNWLDVKDCKMLRSIPMLPPRLQYFDAQGCDSLERVANPLAIQVFTHHSHATFNFSNCNKLDQDAKDSIISYTQWKSQLVLNALYRHSGASVLEPLTGTCYPGWEVPAWFSHQASGSELEPNLPPHWNHNRFTGIALCAVIRFSDYHEQRNRLLVKCKCGFNNEDGSRFFRLSCTVGGWSDPGKTAGDIAPSHVFIGYASMLDIKKHAEEDKEGCGHTKASFQFEVTDGTKVLNSCEVLKCGFSLVYASDELQVKFGLRDEANQYRAYSRKVSNAKMETETTERRPDSRHEIVELPNKMIAMTKTAGIPSEVYSMDASFVEKTSEAIPKELTIIAGRKLKSLGRGVMAVGRVLFLALFVAFLFNLFIAPLLFTDAKSPASW